CGGTGGCCATTGTCGGCGACATCCTGCACTCGCGGGTCGCGCGCTCGAACATGCTGGCCCTCAAAGCCCTGGGTTGCCCGGACATACGCGTAATCGCACCAAAAACCCTGCTGCCGATCGGCATCGAGCAATACGGCGTGAAGGTCTACACCGACATGACCGAAGGCCTCAAGGACGTCGACGTGGTGATCATGCTGCGCCTGCAACGCGAGCGCATGGCCGGTGGCCTGCTGCCGAGCGAAGGTGAGTTCTACCGCCTGTTCGGCCTGACCACCGCGCGTTTGGCCGGCGCCAAGCCGGATGCCATCGTGATGCACCCAGGCCCGATCAACCGTGGGGTTGAGATTGAGTCGGCGGTGGCCGACGGCAGCCAGTCGGTGATTCTCAACCAGGTGACCTACGGCATCGCCGTGCGCATGGCGGTGTTGTCCATGGCCATGAGCGGGCAAACCGCGCAACGTCAATTCGAGCAGGAGAACGCCCAGTGAAGCTCAGCATTCTCGGCGCCCGAGTCATCGATCCGGCCAGTGGGCTGGACAACGTTACCGACCTTCATCTGGAAGCCGGCAAAATCATCGCCGTCGGCGCTGCGCCTGCGGGCTTCAGCGCCAGCCAGACCATCGACGCCCAAGGCCTGGTAGCCGCGCCTGGCCTGGTGGACCTGAACGTCGCCCTGCGCGAGCCGGGTTACAGCCGCAAAGGCACCATCGCCAGTGAAACCCGCGCCGCTGCCGCCGGTGGCGTGACCAGCCTGTGCTGCCCGCCGCACACCAAGCCGGTGCTGGACACGTCGGCGGTGACCGAGCTGATCCTCGACCGCGCCCGCGAAGCCGGCAATTGCAAAGTGTTCCCCATCGGCGCGCTGAGCAAAGGCCTGGAAGGCGAACAGCTCGCCGAGCTGATCGCCCTGCGCGATGCCGGTTGCGTGGCGTTCGGCAACGGCCTGGAGAGTTTTCGCAGCACGCGCACGCTGTGCCGCGCCCTGGAATATGCGGCCACCTTCGACCTGACGGTGATCTTCCATTCCCAGGACCGCGACCTGGCCGAAGGCGGCCTGGCCCATGAAGGCGCCGTGGCCAGTTTCCTCGGCCTGCCGGGCATCCCGGAAACCGCTGAAACCGTGGCCCTGGCCCGTGACCTGCTACTGGTGGAACAAAGCGGCGTGCGTGCGCACTTCAGCCAATTGACCAGCGCGCGCGGTGTGGCGTTGATCGCCCAGGCGCAAGCGCGCGGCCTGCCGGTGACGGCGGACGTGGCGCTGTATCAGCTGATTTTGACCGATGAAGCGCTGATCGACTTCTCCAGCCTGTACCACGTGCAGCCGCCGCTGCGCACCCTGGCCGACCGCGAAGGTTTGCGTGCGGCGGTGAAGTCGGGTGTGGTGTCGGCGATTTCCAGCCATCACCAACCCCACGAGCGCGACGCCAAGCTGGCGCCATTCGGCGCCACAGAGCCGGGCATCAGCAGCGTTGAGCTGTTGCTGCCGCTGGCGATGACGTTGGTGGAAGACGGCTTGCTCGACCTGCCGACATTGCTGGCGCGCCTCAGCGCCGGCCCGGCCGAGGCCTTGCGCCTGCCGGCGGGCAAGTTGGCGGTGGGTTCGCCGGCGGATCTGGTGTTGTTTGACCCGGCCAGCTCCACGGTTGCCGGGGAGCATTGGCTGTCCAAGGGCGAAAACTGCCCGTTCATCGGCCATAGCCTGCCGGCGACGGTGCGTTACACCTTGATGGATGGGCGGATCAGCTACCAGGCGTAATGATCGTTCCCACGCTCTGCGTGGGAATGCATCCTGTGACGCTCTGCGTCATGGCCTTAAGAGCGGACGCGGAGCGTCCAGGGCGGCATTCCCACGCAGAGCGTGGGAACGATCAACTTAGCGCCCGCCGTTGCGCTCGGCATTGCGGATCGAAACCTGCGTATTCAACGTCCAGAAGTCATACAGCACCCCAATCAGGAACAAACCGCCGGTCAACAGGTAGATCAGGCCGGTGATCCATTTACCCTGGTACATGCGGTGCAAACCGAACACGCCCAGGAACGCCAACAGAATCCAGGCCACGTTGTATTCGATCGGCCCGGCGGTAAAACGCAGGTCCGCTTCACGGTCCATGGCCGGGATGAGGAACAAGTCGATCAGCCAACCAATACCGAAAAGACCAAAAGTGAAAAACCAGATCGTCCCGGTCACCGGCTTGCCGTAATAGAAGCGGTGAGCCCCGGTAAAACCGAAAATCCACAACAGGTAACCGATCACCTTGCTGTGGGTGTCCTGCTGCATCACTTCCTGTCGATAGGTGTTCATGGAGTACCTCTTTTGCCTCGATAGATAAAATTTTTCATTTTCTTTGTGACTTTTTTACGGGCGCCCGACGCACGGCAAATGGTATCTTCCTTCCCGCAAAGCCTTATGCCACCTGACCTCTGCAGGACAATAGCGGCAATTCGTCGCGTTTTTCCTGAATTTGACCCCAGGGTTCAGTCGACAAACGGCCTAAGAACGACACAAAAAGCTGTTATAAAGTTGCGCGCAAACCTAAAAGAGCCACGCCTAATGCGACCATTTTTCAAGACATGGCTAACCATCTGCCTATTAATGCCACTGGCCGCCCACGCCACCAATCGTGAGCAACGTCTTCCTAACGTTAACGGTTTCACCCCTAAAGTTCACAGCACGCCAAGCACCGCCAAATCGGTAAAGCTGACCGTCAACCGCCCGACTCAACTGAGCAAGGCCCACCACGGTAAAGCAACGCCCGGCCTGATGGCAGTCAACACCAAGCAAAGCAGCAACGTCCTCAGCCGCGCCGTGAATGTGCTCGGTACTCCTTATCGTTGGGGCGGCAGCAGCCCAAGTAAAGGGTTCGACTGCAGCGGTTTGGTGAAATATGCGTTTAACGATGTAAAAGCGGTGGATTTGCCACGCACCTCCAACGCCATGGCCGCTGGCCACGGGCTGAAGGTTGATCGCAAAGACCTCAAGCCGGGCGACCTGTTGTTCTTCAAATTGAAGAGCCGCCAGGTCAACCACGTTGCCATCTACCTGGGCAACGACCGCTTTATCCACGCGCCACGTCGTGGCAAGTCGGTAAGCATCGATACGCTGAAAAAGCCGTTTTGGGACAAGAACTACGTGATTGCCAAGCGGGTTCTGCCGAAAGAGCAGAACAACAACCTGCGGGTTGTTCAGCGCTAAGCCAAAGGACACTGCGCTCCCCATTTGAAATGCAATCAAATGTGGGAGCTGGCTTGCCTGCGATAGCGGACTGACAGGCTGCCTCTCTGCAAGCTGACACACCGTCATCGCAGGCAAGCCAGCTCCCACAGTGATCTCAGCGATCTCAGTGTTCGTTAGATGTCCCCAGGCACCCTCGCCTGCCCCCGCGCCACCTCCCGGCTGATCACACCCTCGCCGACCAACGCCTTCAAACTCATATCCAACGTCTTCATCCCCAACGCCCCGCCGGTCTGAATCGCCGAGACCATTTGCGCCACCTTGTCTTCGCGGATCAGGTTACGAATCGCCGGCGTGCCCAGCATGATTTCGTGAGCCGCCACCCGCCCGCCGCCGATCTTCTTCACCAGCACTTGCGACACCACCGCCTGCAATGACTCCGAAAGCATCGAGCGCACCATGGCTTTTTCCCCTGCCGGGAACACGTCCACCAGCCGGTCCACGGTCTTGGCCGCCGACGTAGTGTGCAAGGTGCCAAATACCAGATGCCCGGTTTCAGCGGCTGTCAGGGCCAGGCGGATGGTCTCCAGGTCGCGCAACTCGCCCACCAGGATTACATCCGGGTCTTCGCGCAGGGCCGAACGCAGCGCCGCGGCAAAGCTGTGGGTATCGCGGTGCACCTGACGCTGGTTGATCAAGGCCATTTTCGGCCTGTGGATAAATTCGATGGGGTCTTCCAGGGTGAGGATGTGCTGGCGCCGGTGACTGTTGAGGTAGTCGATCATGGCCGCCAGCGTCGTGGACTTGCCGGACCCGGTCGGGCCGGTCACCAACACCAGGCCGCGCGGCAGCTGGGCGATACGCTGGAACACCTCGCCGAGCCCGAGGCTTTCCAGGCTCTGCACTTGCTCAGGAATGGTACGAAACACCGCGCCCATGCCGCGATCCTGCTGGAACACATTCACGCGGAACCGCGCCACACTCGGCAGCTCGAAGGCAAAATCCGTTTCAAGAGATGTTTCGAAATCCTTTTGCTGGCATCGGTTGAGCAAAGGGCTCAATAAATCCGCAACTTGCGGGGGCAAAAGCGCCGGGCCATCCATTGGCCAGACCTCGCCATCGACACGCAGCATCGGCGCCAGGCCGGCGGACAAATGCAGGTCGGAGGCGCCACGGCGCACGCTGGCCGTCAGCAATTCAGTGATATCCATAGGGCTTTCCATTTCCAGTAGAATGCCGCGGACTCCATATCCACGGGTGCATCTTGAATGTCGACGATAGCAGACAACATTGGCCAGGTTAGCGAGCGGATCCGTGCCGCGGCCCACGCCGTGCAACGCGACGAAAGCAGCATCCACCTGCTGGCCGTGAGCAAGACCAAACCTGCGCAAGCCGTGCGCGACGCCTATGCTGCCGGGATGCGCGATTTTGGCGAGAACTATCTGCAGGAAGCCTTGGGCAAACAGGCCGAATTAACCGACCTGCCCTTGAGTTGGCACTTCATCGGCCCCATTCAATCGAACAAGACTCGTGCGATCGCCGAGAACTTCGCTTGGGTACATTCCGTGGACCGCTTGAAAATTGCTCAACGCTTGTCCGAACAACGCCCGGCCGACCTGGCGCCGCTGAACATCTGCATCCAGGTCAACGTCAGTGGCGAAGCCAGCAAGTCCGGCTGTACGCCCGCCGACCTGCCGGCCCTGGCCAATGCGATCAGCGCTTTGCCGCGCCTGAAACTGCGCGGTTTGATGGCGATCCCCGAGCCGACTGAAGACCGAGCCGCACAAGACGCCGCGTTCGCCACGGTGCGCGACCTGCAAGCCAGCCTGAACCTGGGGCTCGACACACTTTCCATGGGCATGAGCCACGACCTTGAGTCGGCCATTGCCCAAGGCGCCACCTGGGTGCGGATCGGCACCGCCCTGTTTGGTGCCCGCGACTACGGCCAGCCGTGAAATGGCTGACTTTCCTCTGAATAAGGACCTGTCATGAGCAACACGCGTATTGCCTTTATCGGCGCCGGTAACATGGCGGCCAGCCTGATCGGCGGCCTGCGGGCCAAAGGCCTCGAAGCCACCCGGATTCGCGCCAGCGACCCAGGCGCCGACACCCGTGCACGCGTCAGCGCCGAGCACGGCATTGAAACCTTTGCCGACAACGCCGAGGCCATCCAGGGCGTCGACGTGATCGTGCTGGCGGTGAAACCTCAGGCCATGAAAGCCGTGTGCGAGAGCCTGCGACCAAGCCTGCAGCC
The sequence above is a segment of the Pseudomonas sp. R76 genome. Coding sequences within it:
- a CDS encoding C40 family peptidase — protein: MRPFFKTWLTICLLMPLAAHATNREQRLPNVNGFTPKVHSTPSTAKSVKLTVNRPTQLSKAHHGKATPGLMAVNTKQSSNVLSRAVNVLGTPYRWGGSSPSKGFDCSGLVKYAFNDVKAVDLPRTSNAMAAGHGLKVDRKDLKPGDLLFFKLKSRQVNHVAIYLGNDRFIHAPRRGKSVSIDTLKKPFWDKNYVIAKRVLPKEQNNNLRVVQR
- a CDS encoding dihydroorotase gives rise to the protein MKLSILGARVIDPASGLDNVTDLHLEAGKIIAVGAAPAGFSASQTIDAQGLVAAPGLVDLNVALREPGYSRKGTIASETRAAAAGGVTSLCCPPHTKPVLDTSAVTELILDRAREAGNCKVFPIGALSKGLEGEQLAELIALRDAGCVAFGNGLESFRSTRTLCRALEYAATFDLTVIFHSQDRDLAEGGLAHEGAVASFLGLPGIPETAETVALARDLLLVEQSGVRAHFSQLTSARGVALIAQAQARGLPVTADVALYQLILTDEALIDFSSLYHVQPPLRTLADREGLRAAVKSGVVSAISSHHQPHERDAKLAPFGATEPGISSVELLLPLAMTLVEDGLLDLPTLLARLSAGPAEALRLPAGKLAVGSPADLVLFDPASSTVAGEHWLSKGENCPFIGHSLPATVRYTLMDGRISYQA
- a CDS encoding type IV pilus twitching motility protein PilT: MDITELLTASVRRGASDLHLSAGLAPMLRVDGEVWPMDGPALLPPQVADLLSPLLNRCQQKDFETSLETDFAFELPSVARFRVNVFQQDRGMGAVFRTIPEQVQSLESLGLGEVFQRIAQLPRGLVLVTGPTGSGKSTTLAAMIDYLNSHRRQHILTLEDPIEFIHRPKMALINQRQVHRDTHSFAAALRSALREDPDVILVGELRDLETIRLALTAAETGHLVFGTLHTTSAAKTVDRLVDVFPAGEKAMVRSMLSESLQAVVSQVLVKKIGGGRVAAHEIMLGTPAIRNLIREDKVAQMVSAIQTGGALGMKTLDMSLKALVGEGVISREVARGQARVPGDI
- a CDS encoding YggS family pyridoxal phosphate-dependent enzyme, whose protein sequence is MSTIADNIGQVSERIRAAAHAVQRDESSIHLLAVSKTKPAQAVRDAYAAGMRDFGENYLQEALGKQAELTDLPLSWHFIGPIQSNKTRAIAENFAWVHSVDRLKIAQRLSEQRPADLAPLNICIQVNVSGEASKSGCTPADLPALANAISALPRLKLRGLMAIPEPTEDRAAQDAAFATVRDLQASLNLGLDTLSMGMSHDLESAIAQGATWVRIGTALFGARDYGQP
- a CDS encoding NINE protein, with the translated sequence MNTYRQEVMQQDTHSKVIGYLLWIFGFTGAHRFYYGKPVTGTIWFFTFGLFGIGWLIDLFLIPAMDREADLRFTAGPIEYNVAWILLAFLGVFGLHRMYQGKWITGLIYLLTGGLFLIGVLYDFWTLNTQVSIRNAERNGGR